The proteins below are encoded in one region of Caulobacter henricii:
- a CDS encoding bile acid:sodium symporter family protein — MLNGLSNLLSRLKIDGYIVLLFGMVVLASVLPVRGELAAGLSLVVKLAIALLFFLHGAKLSREAVVAGVTHWRLHLTILAFTYLLFPLLGLLAARTGILSPTLAAGLVFLACLPSTVQSSIAFTSIARGNVAAAVCAASASNLLGIFLTPVLVSLLMHAQAGTAGWKPIQDIVVQLLLPFIAGQLARPWVGAWIEKHKQLVGYVDRGSILLVVYSAFSAAVVAGLWKRVTPLELLLLLGVCGLLLAVILLATTFGARALGFAKADEIAIVFCGSKKSMATGVPMAGILFPGATAGVLVLPLMIFHQIQLMACSVIAQHYAQRPADDATDGLQEAPLSR; from the coding sequence GTGCTCAACGGACTTTCCAACCTGCTCTCCAGGCTGAAGATCGACGGCTACATCGTCCTGCTGTTCGGCATGGTGGTGCTGGCCTCGGTCCTGCCCGTGCGCGGCGAGCTCGCGGCCGGGCTGAGCCTGGTGGTCAAGCTGGCCATCGCCCTGCTGTTCTTCCTGCATGGGGCCAAGCTGTCCCGCGAGGCTGTGGTGGCCGGGGTGACCCACTGGCGGCTTCACCTGACCATCCTGGCCTTCACCTATCTGCTCTTCCCGCTTCTGGGCCTGCTGGCCGCCCGCACCGGGATCCTGTCGCCCACCCTGGCGGCGGGCCTGGTGTTCCTGGCCTGCCTGCCCTCGACAGTGCAGTCCTCGATCGCCTTCACTTCCATCGCCCGAGGCAATGTCGCGGCCGCCGTCTGCGCCGCCTCGGCCTCGAACCTGCTGGGCATTTTTCTGACGCCGGTTCTGGTCAGCCTGCTGATGCACGCGCAGGCCGGCACGGCGGGCTGGAAACCGATCCAGGACATCGTCGTCCAGCTTCTCCTGCCCTTCATCGCTGGACAATTGGCCAGGCCCTGGGTCGGAGCCTGGATAGAGAAGCACAAGCAGCTAGTGGGCTATGTGGATCGCGGCTCGATCCTGCTCGTCGTCTATTCGGCCTTCAGCGCCGCCGTGGTGGCCGGGCTCTGGAAGCGGGTCACACCGCTCGAACTCCTGCTGCTTCTGGGGGTCTGTGGCCTGCTCCTGGCTGTCATCCTGCTGGCAACGACCTTCGGCGCGCGGGCCCTGGGCTTTGCCAAGGCCGACGAGATCGCCATCGTCTTCTGTGGCTCGAAGAAGAGCATGGCCACCGGCGTACCCATGGCCGGCATCCTGTTCCCCGGGGCCACGGCCGGGGTTCTGGTCCTGCCGCTGATGATCTTCCACCAGATCCAGCTGATGGCCTGCTCGGTGATCGCCCAGCACTACGCCCAACGCCCGGCGGATGACGCCACGGACGGGCTTCAAGAAGCGCCGCTCAGCCGCTAG
- the alr gene encoding alanine racemase produces the protein MTDPSDSRLTIDLDALSANYHALRAAASGADVAPAVKADAYGVGAALVADRLWNEGARSFYTARLSEGLALRRSLGDRDATIHVLDGVTPGSADVLVAARLTPVLNSLPQIEAWNSQARGGRLAASLHIDTGMNRLGLRLEEVRVLLAAMDRLKHVEVTQVISHLACANEPDHPLNPKQLERFHEAVALLPQARRSLANSAGVFLGEAYAFDQVRPGISLYGGGPHDRPDPRIRAVVTLEAPILQTRNVPRGESIGYGATFTATDNTRVAILAAGYADGIPRAAHPRGAVWFDGRRRPMLGRVSMDLIAVDITDCDAARPGAMMQIIGPDLSVDDAAAAAGTTAYELLTRIAPRAHRVIL, from the coding sequence GTGACCGATCCTTCCGACTCCCGCCTGACGATCGATCTCGATGCCCTGTCGGCGAACTATCATGCGCTCAGGGCCGCCGCCTCGGGCGCGGACGTCGCTCCGGCGGTCAAGGCGGATGCCTACGGTGTCGGCGCGGCCCTGGTCGCAGACAGACTTTGGAACGAGGGCGCGCGCAGCTTCTACACAGCCCGGCTTTCCGAGGGCCTGGCCCTGCGCCGGAGCCTGGGCGATCGCGACGCAACGATCCATGTCCTGGACGGCGTCACGCCAGGGTCCGCCGACGTACTGGTGGCGGCACGCCTGACGCCGGTTCTGAACAGTCTTCCGCAGATCGAGGCCTGGAACAGCCAGGCCCGCGGCGGCCGGCTGGCTGCCAGCCTGCATATCGACACCGGCATGAACCGTCTGGGCCTGCGCCTGGAAGAGGTCCGGGTTCTGCTCGCGGCTATGGACCGTCTCAAGCATGTCGAGGTGACCCAGGTCATCAGCCACCTGGCCTGCGCCAACGAGCCGGACCACCCCCTCAACCCCAAGCAGCTGGAGCGCTTTCACGAGGCCGTGGCCCTGCTTCCTCAGGCGCGCCGAAGCCTTGCCAATTCCGCAGGCGTGTTCCTCGGCGAGGCCTATGCCTTCGATCAGGTCCGGCCGGGGATCAGCCTCTATGGCGGCGGACCGCACGACAGACCCGACCCACGGATCAGGGCTGTGGTCACCCTGGAAGCTCCGATCCTGCAGACTCGGAACGTGCCGCGCGGTGAGAGCATCGGTTACGGCGCGACCTTCACCGCAACGGACAATACTCGGGTCGCCATCCTGGCGGCCGGCTATGCCGACGGCATTCCGCGCGCTGCCCATCCTCGTGGCGCGGTCTGGTTCGACGGCCGGCGACGCCCGATGCTGGGCCGGGTCTCCATGGACCTGATCGCCGTCGACATCACCGACTGCGACGCCGCCCGCCCGGGGGCCATGATGCAGATCATCGGCCCAGATCTGTCCGTCGACGACGCGGCAGCAGCGGCCGGGACCACGGCCTATGAACTCCTGACCCGGATCGCACCCCGGGCCCACCGGGTGATCCTCTGA
- the radA gene encoding DNA repair protein RadA: protein MARDGAVYACQSCGAVQSKWSGQCPACQSWNTLVEEVSARPPGALAATKATRTRGLQFQGLESDTPAPPRIVTGVDEFDRVCGGGVVPGSAILIGGDPGVGKSTLLLQVCANAASRGVSCAYISGEEAVEQIRSRAERMGLAKSPVSLAAETSLRDILDGLKRDSFDLVVIDSIQTMWSDAHEAGPGTVTQVRACATELVRLAKKKGVAILLVGHVTKDGQIAGPRVVEHLVDAVLSFEGERGYPFRILRGAKNRFGATDEIGVFEMGDVGLREVKNPSALFLNEGGERAAGAAVFAGIEGSRPVLVEFQALVSPSAYGTPRRAVVGWDSGRLAMVLAVLESRCGLGFGDKDVYLNVAGGLRITEPAADLAAAAALASSALDVALPQDCVVFGEVSLSGEVRPVSRMETRLKEAAKLGFGRALGPLSGLPDGGGALPVAGVARLADAVRRIGDEIWGQLT, encoded by the coding sequence ATGGCCCGAGACGGTGCCGTTTACGCCTGCCAGTCCTGCGGCGCGGTCCAGTCCAAATGGTCGGGCCAGTGCCCGGCCTGCCAGAGCTGGAACACCCTGGTCGAGGAAGTCAGTGCGCGGCCACCCGGGGCCCTGGCAGCGACCAAGGCGACACGGACCCGGGGCCTGCAGTTCCAGGGCCTCGAGAGCGACACCCCCGCACCGCCCCGTATCGTCACCGGGGTCGACGAGTTCGACCGTGTCTGCGGCGGCGGGGTGGTTCCGGGCTCTGCGATCCTGATCGGTGGCGATCCCGGGGTCGGCAAGTCCACCCTGCTCCTGCAGGTCTGCGCCAATGCCGCCTCGCGGGGCGTGTCCTGCGCCTATATCTCGGGCGAAGAGGCAGTCGAGCAGATCCGTTCGCGGGCCGAGCGCATGGGCCTGGCCAAGTCGCCGGTCAGCCTGGCGGCGGAGACGAGCCTGCGCGATATCCTCGACGGCTTGAAGCGCGACAGCTTCGATCTGGTGGTGATCGACTCCATCCAGACCATGTGGAGCGACGCCCACGAGGCCGGGCCGGGCACCGTGACCCAGGTTCGTGCCTGCGCCACCGAACTGGTCCGGCTCGCCAAGAAAAAGGGCGTCGCCATCCTGCTGGTCGGCCACGTGACCAAGGACGGGCAGATTGCCGGTCCGCGTGTGGTCGAGCACCTGGTCGACGCCGTGCTCAGCTTCGAGGGCGAGCGCGGATATCCTTTCCGCATCCTGCGCGGGGCCAAGAACCGCTTTGGGGCCACCGACGAGATCGGGGTCTTTGAAATGGGCGATGTCGGCCTTCGCGAGGTCAAGAATCCCTCGGCCCTGTTTCTCAACGAGGGCGGGGAACGCGCGGCCGGGGCCGCGGTCTTTGCCGGAATCGAGGGATCCCGGCCGGTTCTCGTGGAATTCCAGGCCCTGGTCTCGCCCTCCGCCTATGGAACGCCCCGCCGGGCGGTGGTCGGCTGGGACTCCGGACGCCTGGCCATGGTGCTGGCCGTGCTTGAATCGCGTTGCGGCCTTGGTTTTGGCGACAAGGACGTCTATCTGAACGTCGCTGGCGGCCTGCGCATTACAGAGCCGGCGGCGGATCTCGCGGCGGCGGCCGCCCTGGCCTCATCGGCTTTGGATGTCGCCCTGCCCCAGGACTGCGTCGTGTTCGGCGAGGTCAGCCTGTCGGGCGAGGTGCGGCCTGTGAGCCGGATGGAGACGCGTTTGAAGGAAGCCGCAAAACTCGGTTTTGGCCGGGCGCTCGGACCGCTTTCGGGACTTCCGGACGGTGGCGGAGCCTTGCCGGTGGCCGGGGTGGCCAGGCTGGCCGATGCGGTGCGCCGGATCGGTGACGAGATCTGGGGCCAACTGACGTGA
- a CDS encoding CvpA family protein has protein sequence MTPFDIIAGLLLITSCSVGFARGASRELTSALSFIFAAALALFSLRVSGPIFRDLMDPDWAATACALLFVFVAAFVVLRFLGGRLTAGLHESALGLLDRAVGAGFGLMRALVILGVFNMLFHMATPPDRVPSWVERSIFYPLSGASAKVLRVFAPRGSELAGKLAPAIEGAVRGASDNPPDRKPGETDYDQNQRQDLDDLVEKSR, from the coding sequence GTGACGCCCTTCGACATCATCGCCGGCCTGCTGCTGATCACCTCGTGCTCTGTCGGTTTTGCCCGCGGCGCGTCGCGCGAGCTGACCTCGGCCCTGTCCTTCATTTTCGCCGCAGCCCTGGCCCTGTTCAGCCTTCGCGTCAGCGGCCCGATCTTCCGCGACCTGATGGACCCGGACTGGGCCGCGACGGCCTGCGCCCTGCTCTTCGTGTTCGTGGCCGCCTTCGTGGTCCTGCGCTTCCTCGGCGGGCGGCTGACAGCCGGTTTGCACGAAAGTGCCCTGGGTCTGCTGGACCGTGCGGTCGGCGCAGGTTTCGGCCTGATGCGGGCCCTGGTGATCCTGGGCGTGTTCAACATGCTATTTCACATGGCCACACCGCCGGACCGCGTGCCGTCCTGGGTCGAGCGCTCGATCTTCTACCCCCTGTCGGGAGCCAGTGCGAAGGTCCTGCGCGTGTTTGCGCCTAGGGGCAGTGAACTGGCGGGCAAGCTTGCCCCGGCCATCGAAGGCGCGGTACGCGGGGCCAGCGACAATCCGCCGGACCGCAAGCCCGGCGAAACCGACTATGATCAGAACCAGCGTCAGGATCTCGACGATCTGGTGGAGAAATCGCGATGA
- a CDS encoding SDR family NAD(P)-dependent oxidoreductase produces the protein MDSSAKPLAGRIALVTGATRGIGAAIALGLAEAGAHVIALGRTQGALEALDDAIFAATAEHATLVPLDLREPDGLDALGAALHQRWGRLDIVIGAAGVLGALTPVGHLDPKGWDMIMATNLTANWRLIRAMDPLLRASDAGRALFLTSSVAKSHRAFWGGYAASKAGLEAIVDCYADEMENTAVRALCVDPGAMRTKMRSGAFPGEDPMTVPAPESIVPYIIDLVRPDRDPPRGVARFKERGQESASLG, from the coding sequence ATGGATTCTTCAGCAAAACCGCTCGCGGGCCGTATCGCCCTGGTCACCGGCGCAACCCGGGGCATTGGTGCCGCCATCGCCCTGGGACTGGCCGAGGCTGGGGCCCATGTCATCGCCCTTGGTCGCACCCAGGGCGCGCTGGAAGCGCTCGATGACGCCATTTTTGCGGCGACGGCGGAGCATGCCACCCTTGTGCCTCTGGACCTGCGCGAGCCCGACGGCCTCGACGCCCTCGGCGCGGCCCTGCACCAGCGCTGGGGCAGGCTCGATATCGTGATCGGCGCCGCCGGCGTTCTGGGGGCCCTGACCCCTGTGGGCCACCTCGATCCAAAGGGCTGGGACATGATCATGGCCACCAACCTGACGGCCAACTGGCGCCTGATCCGGGCCATGGATCCCCTGCTGCGCGCCTCCGACGCCGGACGGGCCCTGTTCCTGACCAGTAGCGTGGCCAAGAGCCATCGCGCCTTCTGGGGCGGCTATGCGGCCTCCAAGGCCGGGCTGGAAGCCATTGTCGACTGCTATGCGGACGAGATGGAGAATACTGCGGTTCGGGCCCTCTGCGTCGACCCTGGGGCCATGCGGACAAAGATGCGCTCAGGCGCGTTCCCGGGCGAGGATCCGATGACCGTCCCGGCCCCTGAAAGCATCGTTCCCTATATCATCGATCTGGTGCGCCCCGATCGTGACCCGCCCCGGGGCGTGGCGCGGTTCAAGGAGCGGGGTCAGGAATCGGCCAGCCTCGGCTGA
- a CDS encoding replicative DNA helicase has product MAMSLVPALDLRPPYQDVTIAVAPHNLEAEQALLGVLLYDNAAYERLTDALNGRHFYEPFHQRLFQSIETHIRKGQLAEPILLADEFKKDPAFEELGGLRYLADLVDRAPPAANVGDYARAVFDLALRRDLIRIGGEIATSAHGGGDEIRPARDQIEAAEQQLYTLAESGTASSGFVTFGEALRGAVEMTAEAYSRDGGMSGVATDLVDLDQKIGGLHPSDLVVLAGRPSMGKTALATNIAFNIARKYAYEIQPDGTKKTVQGGVVAFYSLEMSAEQLALRMLADASGVSGDRLRKGEIDASEFGRVRDAAMELQEAPLYIDATGGLSIAKLTARARRLKRQVGLDLVVVDYLQLVTGSDLGSNANRVQEVSQITMGLKALAKELGCPVIALSQLSRQVEQREDKRPQLSDLRESGSIEQDADMVWFVYRESYYVGRAEPREGTPEHLTWQEDMDRLQGLAEVIIAKQRHGPIGTVRLSFNSDTTRFGNLARDHYFAQARNIPSDE; this is encoded by the coding sequence GTGGCCATGTCTCTCGTCCCCGCTCTCGACCTGCGTCCGCCCTATCAGGACGTCACCATCGCCGTGGCTCCGCACAACCTCGAAGCCGAGCAGGCTCTGCTGGGCGTCCTGCTCTATGACAACGCTGCCTATGAGCGCCTGACCGATGCCCTGAACGGTCGCCATTTCTATGAGCCGTTCCACCAGCGGCTGTTCCAGTCGATCGAGACCCATATCCGCAAAGGCCAGCTGGCCGAGCCGATCCTGCTGGCCGACGAGTTCAAGAAGGACCCCGCGTTCGAGGAGCTGGGCGGCCTGCGCTATCTGGCCGACCTGGTCGACCGCGCACCGCCGGCCGCCAATGTCGGCGACTATGCCCGCGCCGTTTTCGACCTGGCCCTGCGCCGCGACCTGATCCGCATCGGTGGTGAAATCGCCACCTCAGCCCATGGCGGTGGCGACGAGATCCGGCCGGCCCGCGACCAGATCGAGGCCGCCGAGCAGCAGCTCTACACCCTGGCCGAAAGTGGCACGGCCTCTTCCGGTTTCGTGACCTTCGGCGAGGCCCTGCGCGGCGCAGTCGAGATGACCGCCGAGGCCTATAGCCGCGACGGCGGCATGTCCGGCGTGGCCACCGATCTGGTGGATCTCGACCAGAAGATCGGCGGTCTGCACCCCTCCGACCTCGTGGTCCTGGCCGGACGTCCGTCGATGGGAAAGACCGCCCTGGCCACCAACATCGCCTTCAATATCGCCCGCAAGTACGCCTATGAGATACAGCCCGACGGCACCAAGAAGACTGTCCAGGGCGGGGTCGTCGCCTTCTACTCGCTGGAAATGAGCGCCGAGCAGCTGGCCCTGCGTATGCTCGCTGACGCCTCGGGAGTCTCCGGTGACCGGCTCCGCAAGGGCGAGATCGACGCCTCGGAGTTTGGCCGGGTTCGCGACGCCGCCATGGAGCTGCAGGAAGCGCCGCTCTATATCGACGCGACCGGCGGTCTCTCTATCGCCAAGCTGACCGCTCGGGCCCGCCGCCTGAAGCGCCAGGTCGGTCTGGACCTCGTCGTTGTCGACTATCTGCAGCTGGTCACCGGCTCGGACCTGGGCTCCAACGCCAACCGCGTGCAGGAAGTCAGCCAGATCACCATGGGCCTCAAGGCCCTGGCCAAGGAGCTGGGCTGCCCGGTCATCGCCCTGTCGCAGCTGTCGCGTCAGGTCGAACAACGGGAAGACAAGCGCCCCCAGCTTTCCGACCTGCGGGAGTCCGGTTCGATCGAACAGGACGCCGACATGGTCTGGTTCGTCTATCGCGAAAGCTACTATGTCGGCCGCGCCGAGCCACGCGAAGGCACGCCTGAACACCTGACCTGGCAGGAAGACATGGATCGCCTGCAGGGCCTGGCCGAAGTGATCATCGCCAAGCAGCGTCACGGCCCGATCGGAACCGTGCGCCTGTCGTTCAATAGCGATACAACCCGCTTCGGCAACCTCGCCCGCGACCACTATTTCGCCCAGGCGCGCAACATCCCCTCCGACGAGTAG
- a CDS encoding MarC family protein yields MDFSPLPVSSLIGAFLLAFPALFSIVNPVGASLIFDQAMGGRSRAERQKLARSIGFYSFLVLFGSLLLGGYILNFFGVSLGALRVAGGLVVAIRAWGLLMDPQEQEDRKTSDTDPVRLQEDIAFFPMTMPFTTGPGSISVAIALSSQRPTEGSAVGFFVGASLAAAGVAALVWLLYSASDRVTRLLGQSGARVLSRLVAFLLLCIGVQITASGFENLVSVFLAAHPNAF; encoded by the coding sequence GTGGATTTCAGCCCCCTGCCCGTCTCCAGCCTGATCGGGGCCTTTCTGCTGGCCTTTCCGGCCCTGTTCTCGATCGTCAATCCGGTCGGAGCCTCGCTGATCTTCGACCAGGCCATGGGCGGCCGCAGCCGTGCGGAACGCCAGAAGCTGGCCCGCAGCATCGGCTTCTATTCCTTCCTGGTCCTGTTCGGCTCCCTGCTGCTGGGCGGCTACATCCTCAACTTCTTCGGGGTCAGCCTGGGCGCGCTGCGCGTCGCCGGCGGACTCGTGGTGGCCATCCGGGCTTGGGGCCTGTTGATGGACCCGCAGGAACAGGAGGATCGCAAGACCAGCGACACCGACCCCGTCCGCCTGCAGGAAGACATCGCCTTCTTTCCGATGACCATGCCGTTCACGACCGGACCGGGCTCGATCTCTGTGGCCATAGCCCTGTCCTCGCAGCGGCCGACGGAAGGCAGTGCCGTCGGCTTCTTCGTCGGGGCCAGCCTGGCGGCGGCCGGGGTCGCGGCCCTGGTCTGGCTGCTCTACAGCGCCTCGGACCGGGTCACCCGGCTGCTGGGACAATCCGGGGCGCGGGTCCTGTCACGGCTTGTGGCCTTCCTGCTGCTCTGCATCGGCGTGCAGATCACGGCGTCCGGTTTCGAGAACCTCGTTTCGGTGTTCCTGGCCGCGCACCCAAACGCGTTCTAG
- the purF gene encoding amidophosphoribosyltransferase, whose translation MSFIGQSTDRFSSAPWRDPEDDTLRLECGVFGVFGVRDAAAVAALGLHALQHRGQEACGIAAFDGQRFHTERHMGHVGDAFTGNDLVERLPGGMAIGHTRYSTAGGSGIRNVQPMFADLETGGVAIAHNGNLTNFLSLRERLVQEGAIFQSTSDSEVILHLIARSRKARIVDRFIDAVAQIEGGYALVAITNKKMIGVRDPLGIRPLVLGDLDGQPILASETCALDMIGARFVRDIEHGEMVIISDTGVKSLKPFSSLAARPCVFEYVYFARPDSVVNGRSVYDVRKRMGQRLAIETGVEADVVVPVPDSGVPAAIGYAQQSGLPFDLGIIRNHYVGRTFIQPTQGVRELGVRMKHSPNRAVLEGKRVVLIDDSIVRGTTSLKIVRMVREAGAKEVHLRSASPPIKWPDFYGIDMPEREQLLAANKSLEEMARFLEVDSLGFLSVDGLYQALEAGPRDPVTPQFTDHYFTGDYPTRLTDREVAEGRNEANDKQLSLLSA comes from the coding sequence ATGAGCTTTATCGGCCAGTCGACCGACCGGTTTTCCTCCGCGCCCTGGCGTGATCCCGAGGACGACACCCTGCGGCTTGAGTGCGGGGTGTTCGGGGTGTTCGGGGTTCGCGACGCTGCCGCTGTCGCCGCCCTGGGCCTGCACGCCCTGCAGCACCGCGGTCAGGAAGCCTGCGGGATCGCCGCCTTCGACGGCCAGCGCTTTCACACCGAGCGCCATATGGGCCATGTCGGTGACGCTTTCACCGGCAATGACCTGGTCGAGCGCCTGCCCGGCGGCATGGCCATAGGTCACACCCGCTATTCCACGGCCGGCGGCAGCGGCATCCGCAATGTTCAGCCGATGTTCGCCGATCTCGAGACCGGCGGCGTGGCCATTGCCCACAACGGTAACCTGACCAACTTCCTGTCGCTGCGCGAACGGCTGGTGCAGGAAGGCGCGATCTTCCAGTCGACCAGCGACAGCGAGGTGATCCTTCACCTGATCGCCCGCTCTCGGAAGGCCCGCATTGTCGACCGCTTCATCGACGCCGTGGCCCAGATCGAGGGCGGCTACGCCCTGGTGGCGATCACCAACAAAAAGATGATCGGTGTGCGCGATCCGCTGGGCATCCGTCCGCTGGTGCTGGGCGACCTGGACGGCCAGCCGATCCTGGCCTCGGAGACCTGCGCCCTGGACATGATCGGCGCCCGGTTCGTGCGCGACATCGAGCATGGCGAGATGGTGATCATCTCCGATACCGGCGTGAAGTCCCTGAAGCCGTTCAGCAGCCTGGCCGCGCGGCCCTGCGTCTTCGAATATGTCTATTTTGCCCGCCCCGACAGCGTGGTGAACGGCCGCTCGGTCTATGATGTGCGCAAGCGCATGGGCCAGCGCCTGGCCATCGAGACCGGGGTCGAGGCCGATGTGGTCGTGCCCGTGCCTGACAGCGGCGTGCCGGCTGCCATCGGCTATGCCCAGCAGAGCGGCCTGCCCTTCGATCTGGGCATCATCCGCAACCACTATGTCGGCCGGACCTTCATCCAGCCGACCCAGGGCGTGCGCGAACTGGGCGTGCGCATGAAACACAGCCCCAACCGGGCCGTTCTGGAAGGCAAGCGCGTCGTGCTGATCGATGATTCCATCGTCCGCGGCACCACCTCGCTGAAGATCGTCCGCATGGTCCGCGAGGCCGGTGCCAAGGAGGTCCACCTCCGCTCGGCCAGCCCGCCGATCAAGTGGCCGGATTTCTACGGCATCGACATGCCCGAGCGCGAACAGCTGCTGGCGGCCAACAAGTCGCTGGAAGAGATGGCGCGGTTCCTGGAAGTCGACAGCCTCGGCTTCCTCTCGGTCGACGGCCTTTATCAGGCCCTGGAAGCCGGTCCGCGCGATCCGGTAACCCCGCAGTTCACCGACCATTATTTCACCGGCGACTACCCCACCCGCCTGACCGACCGCGAAGTGGCCGAAGGCCGCAACGAGGCCAATGACAAGCAGCTGTCGCTGCTCAGCGCGTAA